From the Roseovarius sp. Pro17 genome, the window ATGAAGACAGCACGTGAAATGGGCCTGATCGGCTGCCAGCGCTGCACGCGCGTGTCGCGCAAAAACACGGCGATCTGTCCGCGCTGCGGCGGCAAAATCGCGTCGCGCGATCCTAATTCGCTGCAAAAAGTGATGGCATGGTGGGTGCTGGGCCTCGCCTGCTACATCCCCGGCAATCTCTATCCAATGCTTGAGACGAAAACGCTTGTCAGCAAGCAGAGCAACACGATCATCGGCGGCGCGGTCGAGCTGGCACACCATGGCAACTGGGGTGTCGCAATCATCATCCTCATCGCCAGTGCGGTCATTCCGGTGGCCAAGTTCGTCATCATCCTCGGCCTCGTCATCGGCGTGAGGCGCGGCCCGCAAATCTCGGATGGACTGCGCCAAAGGCTGTATGAGATCGTAGAATACATCGGGCGCTGGTCGATGATCGACGTGTTCGTCGTCGCAGTGCTGTCGTCTCTGGTGCAACTTCAGACGTTGGTGAACATCTCGCCGGGGCGCGCCAGCATCTTTTTTGCCTTGTCCGTCATCTTTACCATGTTATCTGCTCAAAGCTTCGACAGTCGTCTGATCTGGGATACCGGCCGCACCCCAAAACCGGCTGATCCGATCCAGACAGGCGCAGAAAAGGAACGCACGGCGTGACATATGACGACAGCACTCCGCCCGAGCCGCCCGTGAAACCGGCCAGCAAAAGCCCGTTTCGCAGGATTTCGATCGTGTGGATCGTGCCTCTGATCGCGCTGATCGCGGTTATTGCCGTGGCGGTCAAAACCTACCTCGACCAAGGTCCGCTGATTGAGATCACGTTTGAGAATGCCTCGGGCATTTCGGCAGGCGCGACCGAGTTGCATTACCGTGACGTGACAGTCGGCGTGGTCGAAGAGGTCGGCTTTAGCGACGGCCTTGCGAGTGTCGTCGTGTCGGTGCGCCTGCACAAGGACGTGGCTGAGTTCGTCGACAGCGATGCACGGTTCTGGGTGGTGCGCCCGCAGGTGACTGCGCAGGGCGTCTCGGGCCTTGATACGGTCCTGTCCGGCGTCTTCATCGAAGGGATCTGGGACAGCGAGCCGGGCGGTTTACAAACCAGATTCGAGGGGTTGGCGGACGCCCCGCTCAAGCGGCTGAATACTGAGGGGATGCTGTTGACCCTGCGTGCGGCTGGGTCAGTGTCACTGACCGAAGGGGCGCCGATCCTTTACCAAGGCATCAAGGTGGGACAGGTTGGCAAGACTGTCATCAGTCAGGACGGCACCACCGCCGAGGCGGACGCGATCATATTCGCACCGCATGACCGGCTGATCGACAGCGCGACGCGGTTCTGGGACACGTCCGGATTCTCGTTCACGCTGGGACCGGCGGGCGCGGCGCTGGATTTTTCGTCCATTGCCTCGCTGATTTCGGGCGGGATCACCTTTGGCACGATGGTGTCGGGCGGCGAGCCTGTGACATCTGGGGACATGATCACGGTCTATCCCGACGAGGCATCGGCGCGGTCCAGCATATTCTCGGGGGACGACGGCAAGACGTTCAACATTTCCGCAGTATTTGAGGAAAATATCGCAGGTCTGGCCGTGGGCGCCCCGGTCGAACTGGCGGGGCTGAACATCGGCAAGGTCAGCGCGCTGAACGGGCTGGTTGATCCCGAGCGGTTCGGCGACAACCGGGTGCGGCTGGTGGCGACGCTGGCGATCCAGCCCGGCAAGCTGGGCCTTGAGGGGGAGCAGACCGAGGAAACCGCGCTGGAATTCCTGTCCCAGCGGGTGCGTGAAGGCTTGCGGGCGCGCTTGGCCACGACGTCGATCCTGACCGGCGGGCTTAAGGTCGAGCTGGCGTTAGTCGAGGATGCGACGCCTGCCGAGATTCAGGATCTGGGCGAAAGCGGCCCGCGCATCCCCACCGCCGAGAGCGACATATCGGATGTGTCTGCGACGGCCGAGGGCGTCTTTCAGCGGATCAACGATCTGCCGGTTGAGGAAATCATGAATCAGGCGATTACCCTTTTGGGCAACGCCAACGCGCTGATCACCAGCGAGGGGGTGCGCAGTGCGCCCGAGAGCCTGAATGGCCTGCTCGCCGACGCGCGCGGCGTGATCACGTCGGACGAGGTCACTGGCCTGCCCGGACACCTGACCGAAGTGATCGACCAATTGGCGACGCTGATCGAAGGGTTCAATCAGCAGGAGCTGTCCAAGCGACTGGGCAAGGCGCTGGATGACGCTGCCGAGGCGGCAGGGGGTGTGAATGCCGCCGTCGAGGGTGTGCCGGACCTGATCGCGCGGATTGACGCGGTGGCCGCCAATATAGAGGAAGTCGCCATCGACAAGATGGCCGACCAGATGACCGAATTGCTGGGGACGGTGGATAGCTATCTGGACCAGCAAAGCACGCGCGAGCTGCCCGCGAGCCTCAACACAGCGTTGACTGAGTTGAGCGCGGTTCTGGGCGAGCTGCGCGAGTCCGGTGTTGTCGAGACGGCCAAGAATACGCTGAATTCGGCCAGCAACGCGGCGGATACGATTGCCGACGCCAGTGCTGACCTGCCGCGCCTGATTGAGCAGGCGCGCCGGGTTCTGGCGCAGGCCGGCACGACGATCGAGGGCTATCAAGCCAGCAATGGTGTTGGCCGCGATGCGCGCGATGCACTGCGCGAGGTGCAGCGCGCGGCGCAGGCGGTATCGTCCTTGGCCAAGGCCATCGAACGCAATCCCAATTCCCTTTTGACAGGACGGTGACACCATGCTGAAGACAGCACCAATTGCCATGATCGCAGCGTTCGCCAGCTTGGCGGCATGCAGCGGCACCCCCGAAGAACGCGTGGCCGTGCCGCGCGCCGACGCAGGCGCGAGCCAGCGCATTTCCTACGGCTCAGTCTCGCTGCGGGAAGTGTCGTTGCCGACCTATGCGGCGTCCGAGGACATCTATATCTCAGGCCCCGAGGGCAAAATCATACCGGGTGAGGGTCTGCTATGGGCCGATGAGCCGGGCCGCGCCATCACGCTGGAGCTGACGCGCTATCTGGCGCAGATCACCGGCGCGCGCGTCGCATCCGAGCCGTGGCCGTTTCTGGACCGCCCCGACGCCGAGGTCGAACTGCGCGTCGAGGAAATGCTGGCCTATGCTGATGGCACGTTCCGCATGTCCGGTCAGTATTTCGTCGCGCCCGAAAATGGCCGCGACCGCGCGCGCCTGTTCGCCCTGTCGGTGCCAATCGGCGGCACGTTCAGTGCGCAGGACATCGCAGCGGCGCGTGGTTCCGTGATGCGCCAACTGGCGGGCGAGATTGCCAGGAACGGTCTGCGCTAAATCGATAGCGGGCGGCGGCCGGATCAGGCCCGCCGCGCTTTGACTGCCACTATCACCGCGCGGCCCACGACCACCGTCGCCACGATCACGATCAGCACCACTGAAATTGCGGCGATGGCCGGGTCGATATTGTCGCGCAGCCCTTGCCACATGAGGCGGGGCAGGGTGACGGCCTCGACCGAGGTGATGAATATCGTCACTGCGATTTCCTCCCATGACAGCACGAATGTCAGGAAAAACGCGGCGATGACGCCGAACTTGATGTTTGGCAGGATCACCTTGAACACCCGCGTCCCAAGGCCGGCGCCCATGTTGCGCGCGGCCAGGTCCATGCGGCGGTCGACCTGCGCCAATGACACGCTGACCAACACGACGGCAAAGGGCACGATCATGACCGAATGGGCCAGCGCGACGCCCAGCATCGTGTCATAGGCGAATACGCCGTTATATTGCGTCAGAGTGATGAGAAAGAAATAGAGCGTCAGGGCCGACACGACCGGCGGTGCCACCATCGGCAGCAGGGCGATACCCATGAGCAGGCCCGCGAATCGTGGCCGGAACATCCAGATGCCGAGGCTAAAGAATGTCCCCAGCGCCGTTGCAAACCCGGCTGACAGCAGCCCGATACGCACGGATAGCCAGATCCCCTCAAACCATTCGGGGTCTTCATAGAGGGTGCGGTAATGTCGCAACGACAGCTCATCCGTGGGGACCGACAGGAACCGCTTGGGGGTGAACGACACCGGCACCACGGCCAGCAGCGGCATCAGCATAAAGATACCGACCAGCACTGCCAGAACAGTGGCGATCAGGCCGGGGCGCAGGCGGATCATCGGACACCTTTGGGGCTGAGTTGTTTGAGCAAGAGCGCCAGCAGCGCCGAGATCGCGACCATCAGGATCACGCTGACAGCGGCCGCAAGGCCCCAATCGGGCGATTGGAAGATGCGCAGATAGATAAGCTCAGCGATCATCACGCTGCGGCCACCGCCAAGGATGGCTGGCGTGATGAAAAATCCGATGGCAAAGACGAACACCAGCAACGCCGCGCCCATCAGGCCCGCTGCCGTCATCGGCACGAAAACCTGCCAGAATACACGCGTGCGGCTGGCGCCCATGCCGCGGGCGGCCATCAGCACACGCTCGTCAACCGTGCGCATGGCCGAGGCGAGGGGGAACACCGCGAAGGGGATCATGAAATGCACCATGCCGACGACGACGCCGAATTCATTGCGCACGAGGCGCAAGGGATCGTCGATGACGCCCAGTGCCTCTAACCAGCCGTTGACCAGCCCGCGATGCGACAACAGCGCCAGCCAGCCAAAGGCGCGGGTGAGGACGGAAATCCAGAACGGGATGAGAATGCAAAGCTCGGTCAGTGTGCGCACCAGTGGGGTGCCGCGCACCCAGAGCAGCGACAGGATATAGCCCATGATGACCGAGACGACGGTGACGATCGCACAGATGCGCAACGTTCGCCAAAAGACCGACAGGATCAGCGGATCGGTCAGCGCCGCCTCGTAATTTTGCACACCCGGCTCGGGGATCGTCACGCTCCACCCGATGACGCCCGCGAAAGGCAGCACGTAGGCCAGCGCGAGAAAGGCCAGAAGTGGCGTCAGCAGGATGAGGGGGCGTGTGATCCGGGTCATGGGCGTCCTCAAAGGTCAGGTGCCGCCCCCGCGAAAGGGCAGGGGCGGCCAGTTTGGTCAGGACGAAACGATAGCGAGGTATTCGTCCAGCGCCTTGGCGTAGTTTTCCTCATACCACGCCACGTCCAGCGGGATTTGCTGGGCAAAGTTGTCGGGCGCGACGGGGTTAAAGCGCCGCTCGTCCTCGGGGATCATTTCGTCGGCAGCGGGGTTCGCGGGGCCTTGGGACAGCATGTCGAACATGACCAGCTGCTTTTCCGGATCCTGCGCCGAGGCGATGAATTTCATCGCCGTTTCCGCGCCGCCGGGGTTGCCCTTGATCACCGCCATCGCACCGGGTGAAATGACGCCGTCCTGCCAGGTAAAGCTGACATCGCCCTCGGTATCCTGCTCCAACAGGCGCGCGCGGGTGGACCAGATGAGGGCCATCGACGCCTCGCCGTTCAGCATGAGGGTCTGGCTTTCGGCGCCATTGCCCCAAAAGCTGATGACGTGCTCTTTGAAATCCTTGAGCTTGTTGTGCGCCCGCTCGAGGTCGAGGGGATAAAGATCGGCCTGCGCCACGCCGTCGCCCATCAGCAGCGCCTCCCACATGCCGGCGCCCCATTTATACATGGACCGCTTGCCGGGGAATGTGTCGGTGTCGAAAAAATCGGCCATCGTCTTGGGGGGATTGTCGCCGAATTTGGTCGCGTCATAGGCGATGATATAGCTAAAGAAATAGGACGAGGCCGAGTATTCCCAACCAAAGCCGTCGCGCATTTTCGACTTGTCGACGATATCGTAGTCAATCGGCTCTATCATGCCTTTTTTGCCCAGTGTTTCGGCGGAAAATGCGTCGGCATCGACGATATCCCATGTCGGGCTGCCGCTCTCGAACTGGGCCTGAATCGCGCCTTCGGTCGGGCCTGAGCCATCCTGACGCACGCGGGTGCCCGTTTCCTCTTCGAACGGCTTGCCGTAGGCGTCGTCATAGGCGTCGACCGCGTCGCCGCCCCAGCTGACAAAGACCAGCTGCCCGTCAGCGGCCAGCGCCGGAACGCCGCGTGTGGCAAGGGCGGCAGTGCCCAGAAGGGCCGCGCCAAGCTGGGTGAATTTGCGGCGGCTGATTTTGCCCTGACGGGCCTTGTCTGCAAGCAGCTCCAGCTGATCGTCGGTGAAATTTTTCGTAAGATTATCGGTCGGTTTCATTGTTTTTGTTTCCCTTGTTGGTGGTCGCGTCACAGAAGAAAGCCCTTCTGCTCGGGCCAACTGGCCCAAATTTCGCTGCCGGGGGCGAGGTCCACGGGCAGATCGTCGGTGGGGTGGTTCAGTGTGATCATGGTGCCCTCGGGGCCGGCCAGATCAATCCGGGTGTCGGCGCCGAGATAGGTCAGATCGCGGACCGTCGCCGGGATGGCGTTGCCGCTGCCCGGCTGGGTGTGTCCAAGGCTCATGTATTCGGGGCGCACGGCCAGTGTATGCCCGTTTTCATGCCCCGGCGCGCGCAGGGTTTGTCCGGCGAAATTGCCGCGCAGCATGTCGCCGTCGCGGGCCGTATCGCTGAGAGGCAGCAGATTGATATCGCCAAGGAACTCCGCGACAAATCGGTTCTCGGGCCGCTCATAGACTTCGCGGGGTGGCGCGATCTGCTGAAGCTTGCCCTGTTCGAAAATCGCGACGCGCGACGATAGCGCCAGCGCCTCGGATTGGTCATGTGTGACGAAAACAAAGGTCGTTCCTGTCTCGCGGTGCAGGCGGCGTACTTCGTCCTGCATTTGGCCGCGCAGGTTCTTGTCCAGTGCCGAAAACGGTTCATCGAGCAGCATTACTGGCGGCTCGCAGGCCAGTGCGCGGGCGAGGGCCACGCGCTGTTGCTGGCCGCCGGACAGGGCATCGGGGCGCTTGTGACCATGCCCGCCAAGGCCGACCATCTCGACGATTTCCGAAACACGCGCCTTGATCTGGTTCGCGCCACGTCGCTGCACCTTGAGCGGAAAGGCAATATTTTGCTCGACCGTCATGTGCGGGAACAGCGCATAGCCCTGAAACACCATGCCAAAGCCGCGCTTTTCCGCTGGAACGCGGGTCATGTCCTGCCCATCCAGCGTCATCGTGCCGCGGGTTGCATCCTCGAATCCCGCGGTCAGCATGAGGAAGGTCGACTTGCCCGATCCCGAGGGGCCAAGCAGCGTCAGGAACTCGCCCCGCCCGATGGTCAGCGTGATATCATCGAGCGCGGTGAAGTCGCCGAAATCCTTGCCGATGCCGTTTACGCCGATCTCGGCGGCGCGGGTGGCCGATCGGGTGTCTGTGGTCATGGCGCCCTCCCTTTGAAGCTGAGGTTAGTGGCGCGCGGCGATGCGGCGCAATCGAATTATTTTCGCGCGTTAGACAAATTTCATTTGCCAAGCATAGCGTCATCGCCCGCGCTGGGGCAAGGCGGCGACGATCCAGCGACGAAAGGCGAGGGCGGGCGCAAGGTCCGCCTTTTGCGGTGGGGTGCAGAGGTAATAGGCGTCGGGCGAGGTGATGCACACGTCGGCGACGCGGATTAGCTGCCCCGCCTCCATCGCGGCGTTGCCGATCAGCACGTCGCCCATCGACACGCCCTGACCGGCGATCGTGGCGGCATAGACAAGGTTCATGTCGGAAAATACCGGCCCCTTGTCCGCCGCACTCTGGGGCAGGTCCGCCGCCTGTAACCAGCGGCGCCAGTCAGTGCCGTCGCCCAAATGTAGCAGGTCGGCGCGCAGCACGTCCGCCACGGTTTTAATTCCGCCCAGACGGTTTGCCAGAACTGGGGCGATGAGGGGGGCGAATTCGACCTGTTGCAGCAATTCGACCTCGACGCCCTGCATGGCGCCACCGCCAAAGGCGACGAAGATGTCTGCGTTTGGATTGGACACGTCGTCGAGGCGGCGGGGCGTCACGATGCGCAGGTCCACCTCGGGGCAAATCG encodes:
- a CDS encoding paraquat-inducible protein A; the protein is MGLIGCQRCTRVSRKNTAICPRCGGKIASRDPNSLQKVMAWWVLGLACYIPGNLYPMLETKTLVSKQSNTIIGGAVELAHHGNWGVAIIILIASAVIPVAKFVIILGLVIGVRRGPQISDGLRQRLYEIVEYIGRWSMIDVFVVAVLSSLVQLQTLVNISPGRASIFFALSVIFTMLSAQSFDSRLIWDTGRTPKPADPIQTGAEKERTA
- a CDS encoding intermembrane transport protein PqiB, giving the protein MTYDDSTPPEPPVKPASKSPFRRISIVWIVPLIALIAVIAVAVKTYLDQGPLIEITFENASGISAGATELHYRDVTVGVVEEVGFSDGLASVVVSVRLHKDVAEFVDSDARFWVVRPQVTAQGVSGLDTVLSGVFIEGIWDSEPGGLQTRFEGLADAPLKRLNTEGMLLTLRAAGSVSLTEGAPILYQGIKVGQVGKTVISQDGTTAEADAIIFAPHDRLIDSATRFWDTSGFSFTLGPAGAALDFSSIASLISGGITFGTMVSGGEPVTSGDMITVYPDEASARSSIFSGDDGKTFNISAVFEENIAGLAVGAPVELAGLNIGKVSALNGLVDPERFGDNRVRLVATLAIQPGKLGLEGEQTEETALEFLSQRVREGLRARLATTSILTGGLKVELALVEDATPAEIQDLGESGPRIPTAESDISDVSATAEGVFQRINDLPVEEIMNQAITLLGNANALITSEGVRSAPESLNGLLADARGVITSDEVTGLPGHLTEVIDQLATLIEGFNQQELSKRLGKALDDAAEAAGGVNAAVEGVPDLIARIDAVAANIEEVAIDKMADQMTELLGTVDSYLDQQSTRELPASLNTALTELSAVLGELRESGVVETAKNTLNSASNAADTIADASADLPRLIEQARRVLAQAGTTIEGYQASNGVGRDARDALREVQRAAQAVSSLAKAIERNPNSLLTGR
- a CDS encoding PqiC family protein codes for the protein MLKTAPIAMIAAFASLAACSGTPEERVAVPRADAGASQRISYGSVSLREVSLPTYAASEDIYISGPEGKIIPGEGLLWADEPGRAITLELTRYLAQITGARVASEPWPFLDRPDAEVELRVEEMLAYADGTFRMSGQYFVAPENGRDRARLFALSVPIGGTFSAQDIAAARGSVMRQLAGEIARNGLR
- a CDS encoding ABC transporter permease, with translation MIRLRPGLIATVLAVLVGIFMLMPLLAVVPVSFTPKRFLSVPTDELSLRHYRTLYEDPEWFEGIWLSVRIGLLSAGFATALGTFFSLGIWMFRPRFAGLLMGIALLPMVAPPVVSALTLYFFLITLTQYNGVFAYDTMLGVALAHSVMIVPFAVVLVSVSLAQVDRRMDLAARNMGAGLGTRVFKVILPNIKFGVIAAFFLTFVLSWEEIAVTIFITSVEAVTLPRLMWQGLRDNIDPAIAAISVVLIVIVATVVVGRAVIVAVKARRA
- a CDS encoding ABC transporter permease, which produces MTRITRPLILLTPLLAFLALAYVLPFAGVIGWSVTIPEPGVQNYEAALTDPLILSVFWRTLRICAIVTVVSVIMGYILSLLWVRGTPLVRTLTELCILIPFWISVLTRAFGWLALLSHRGLVNGWLEALGVIDDPLRLVRNEFGVVVGMVHFMIPFAVFPLASAMRTVDERVLMAARGMGASRTRVFWQVFVPMTAAGLMGAALLVFVFAIGFFITPAILGGGRSVMIAELIYLRIFQSPDWGLAAAVSVILMVAISALLALLLKQLSPKGVR
- a CDS encoding ABC transporter substrate-binding protein; protein product: MKPTDNLTKNFTDDQLELLADKARQGKISRRKFTQLGAALLGTAALATRGVPALAADGQLVFVSWGGDAVDAYDDAYGKPFEEETGTRVRQDGSGPTEGAIQAQFESGSPTWDIVDADAFSAETLGKKGMIEPIDYDIVDKSKMRDGFGWEYSASSYFFSYIIAYDATKFGDNPPKTMADFFDTDTFPGKRSMYKWGAGMWEALLMGDGVAQADLYPLDLERAHNKLKDFKEHVISFWGNGAESQTLMLNGEASMALIWSTRARLLEQDTEGDVSFTWQDGVISPGAMAVIKGNPGGAETAMKFIASAQDPEKQLVMFDMLSQGPANPAADEMIPEDERRFNPVAPDNFAQQIPLDVAWYEENYAKALDEYLAIVSS
- a CDS encoding ABC transporter ATP-binding protein — encoded protein: MTTDTRSATRAAEIGVNGIGKDFGDFTALDDITLTIGRGEFLTLLGPSGSGKSTFLMLTAGFEDATRGTMTLDGQDMTRVPAEKRGFGMVFQGYALFPHMTVEQNIAFPLKVQRRGANQIKARVSEIVEMVGLGGHGHKRPDALSGGQQQRVALARALACEPPVMLLDEPFSALDKNLRGQMQDEVRRLHRETGTTFVFVTHDQSEALALSSRVAIFEQGKLQQIAPPREVYERPENRFVAEFLGDINLLPLSDTARDGDMLRGNFAGQTLRAPGHENGHTLAVRPEYMSLGHTQPGSGNAIPATVRDLTYLGADTRIDLAGPEGTMITLNHPTDDLPVDLAPGSEIWASWPEQKGFLL
- a CDS encoding LysR substrate-binding domain-containing protein; this encodes MSRIPSTQALRALECFARHGTVWAAADELNLTRSAVSHQLRLLERDLGFALFNRVGTRIELTPRGRAYAGDVRGALSAIAGSAARNAGHGLSGTLTVSCTPGFAAFWLAPRIGAFRAICPEVDLRIVTPRRLDDVSNPNADIFVAFGGGAMQGVEVELLQQVEFAPLIAPVLANRLGGIKTVADVLRADLLHLGDGTDWRRWLQAADLPQSAADKGPVFSDMNLVYAATIAGQGVSMGDVLIGNAAMEAGQLIRVADVCITSPDAYYLCTPPQKADLAPALAFRRWIVAALPQRGR